The bacterium genomic interval CCGCGGCTTGAAGAAGGAAATTGAAGAAAAGATCGAAGTGATTGCCGTCCGTCAAGAAGCCGGCGCCACTGGAGTCTGGTGGGGAATCTTCTTTTTTGTCTTTTTAATGATTTTTCGTGAAGGAATTGAGACGGTCATATTTTTGAGCGCTGTGACTCTCACGACCAATGCGTTGCTGAGCTTTTTTGGCGGAGTCGTGGGGCTTCTTCTGGCGACGCTCTTCGGCATTTTTCTTGTTCGTGGATCCCTACGGATCGATCTGGGCCGTTTCTTCAAAGTCACAGGAATCGTGCTGATGCTCTTTGTGGTTCAATTGGTAATCGGGGGCATTCATGAATTATCGGAAGGGGGCTTGATCGACATCGGTCCGAGAGGCATGGCCGTTGTCGGACCGATCGTGAAGAACAACGCACTGTTCCTGATCGGTGTTCTGATGATTCCTGCGCTGTATCTGGTCATTCCCGGCCGTGCTAAAGCAATGGTGGAAACTTCATCCGCAGCTGAAAAAAGGTTGCACCTCGCGCAACAGCGGCGTCAAATGATTTGGCGAACTTCGACGGCCGCGCTTTCATTATTGATCGTCGTATTCATCACTCTTGATTTCGTTTACGGCCAGACCAGAACACTTTCAGATCCGGTCGCCGTGACTCCTGTTGATGGCAAGATTGAAATCGCCATGGCCACCGTATCCGATGGCAATCTGCATCGATTCATCGTTCCGGATTCGGGGGTTCGCTTCATTTTGATGAAGACCGACAAAATCTATGTTGCGTTTGATGCTTGCGAGATTTGTGGCAGTCAGGGATATGTTCAGGAAGCCGGCGCTATCATCTGCTTGAATTGCGCCGCCGACATCAACCCGGCGACCATCGGACAGGGTGGAGGATGCAATCCAATTCCTCTGTCTTCTTCGCAAGTCGGCAATACTGTCGTCATCGATCTCAAAGACCTCAAACAACAGGAATCAATCTTTCATTCCGGCGCGGTTCATTCTCATTGATCTATGTGGTGGAAACTCGTCTTTAATTCCTTTCGTCGCGACCAGAGGAGAAAGCTGGTTGCCATCAGCGCTGTGACGCTTGCAACTTGCCTGGCAACATTTCTTTTGAATTGGTCGTTGAATCTCGGGGACACGATCCAGCAAGAATTGCGCGCATTCGGCGCCAACATCATTGTCGTTCCGCAAGGAGATTCTTTGCCGGTGGTTTCCGGTGATGCGGATGCAGGGTTCATCACCACCGATCGCTATTTAACGATCCCGGAACTCGCCGGAGTCAATTCCATCTTCTGGAAAAATCAAATTGTGGCGATGGCTCCTCTCTTGACTCAAACCGTTCATCACCGGCAAAGAGCAGTTCAGCTTGTCGGAACAGAATTTGGCGCAGTGGATACGATCCGCAGTTTTCCAAAGGTCGCTCCCTATGCTCAGATTCGTGGAACGTGGCCGCAGGAAAAGTCTGACCTGGTTTGCGGATCGAGCATTTGCAGACAGTTTGGTTGGAAAGAGGGAGAAGAAGTGGTGCTGGATCATTCAGGCAAAACGCAGTCATTTCAAATAAAAGGAGTACTGACTTCCGGCGGTGTTGAAGAGAATCAGATCTTTGCAAGACTCGA includes:
- a CDS encoding Fe-S-containing protein, coding for MFSSLVITLREGVEGALAIAIVLLYLRKTGRQHLAGAVWWGLGIALAASIAGAYVLQRIALNGEIFEGILMFAAAAFVSTMIVWMWKSARGLKKEIEEKIEVIAVRQEAGATGVWWGIFFFVFLMIFREGIETVIFLSAVTLTTNALLSFFGGVVGLLLATLFGIFLVRGSLRIDLGRFFKVTGIVLMLFVVQLVIGGIHELSEGGLIDIGPRGMAVVGPIVKNNALFLIGVLMIPALYLVIPGRAKAMVETSSAAEKRLHLAQQRRQMIWRTSTAALSLLIVVFITLDFVYGQTRTLSDPVAVTPVDGKIEIAMATVSDGNLHRFIVPDSGVRFILMKTDKIYVAFDACEICGSQGYVQEAGAIICLNCAADINPATIGQGGGCNPIPLSSSQVGNTVVIDLKDLKQQESIFHSGAVHSH